A stretch of the Lolium perenne isolate Kyuss_39 chromosome 3, Kyuss_2.0, whole genome shotgun sequence genome encodes the following:
- the LOC139838241 gene encoding uncharacterized protein, with protein MIGALLRKFWPGKYYPLGTVPAGEKKLATTWTDYESAPGVGFPTAAEAVMRKFWCFYRVAPEVEETAANRTLRATCERLTPQVWYNQRITSASHFWAERGERVHKPDIVGKNAKAEYEMTVDDYMSVIPDWAEPHAEAWEEMVRTRWLKMDEDFAAVARRNAENRGDGGTHCGGNLSYERYKGKTPDLEAAYVAAHQEYQVAFNQHQQQFMEYMAYIHGCDADERFQPSALCGYADGGLYAEGRVYSAEAYLPRGATPRGPVGVSYAEGKRVLRRGSKAVGIYRDSCSVAPMEVIGTGGTL; from the exons atgattggagctttgcttaggaagttctggccgggcaagtactatcccctcggcactgtcccagctggcgagaagaagctagccactacttggacggactacgagagtgcccctggcgtaggcttcccgacggctgctgaggccgtgatgagaaagttttgg tgtttttatcgtgtggcgcccgaggttgaggagacggccgcgaacaggactttgcgggcgacttgtgagaggttgacaccgcaggtgTGGTACAACCAAAGGATCACGTCCGCCAGTCACTTCTGGGCAGAGAGAGGCGAGAGGGTCCATAAGCCGGACATTGTCGGTAAGAATGCTAAGGCCGAGTACGAGATGACGGTGGATgactacatgtcg gttatccccgattgggccgagccgcatgccgaggcatgggaggagatggttaggacgaggtggctcaagatggacgaggactttgcagccgtggcgaggcggaacgcggagaaccgaggcgacggtggcacacactgtgggggaaacctcagctacgagcgctacaaggggaagacg CCCGACCTCGAGGCGGCCTACGTGGCCGCTCATCAAGAATATCAGGTGGCCTTCAACCAGCACCAGCAGCAGTTCATGgagtacatggcatatatacat ggttgCGACGCCGACGAGCGGTTCCAGCCGTCGGCCCTCTGCGGCTACGCCGACGGCGgcctctacgccgagggccgcgTGTACTCTGCCGAGGCCTATCTTCCccgaggagctacgccgaggggGCCCGTCGGCGTATCGTACGCCGAGGGCAAgcgcgtgctacgccgagggtcgAAGGCCGTCGGCATCTACCGCGATTCCTGTAGTGTAGCTCCCATGGAG GTAATCGGAACTGGTGGGACACTTTGA